The Montipora foliosa isolate CH-2021 chromosome 1, ASM3666993v2, whole genome shotgun sequence genome has a window encoding:
- the LOC138009811 gene encoding interleukin-1 receptor-associated kinase 4-like yields the protein MKPSPIVHRDVSSANVLLWRQGEQWRGKVSDYGTAKFVQQTMTVAPGALIYSAPEALSSNQTSKVDVYSFGVLLCEMCIREMPDPERREEQVLLVRNRLFRNLVRQCLQDDPTMRPDMAQIIQELEQFG from the exons ATGAAGCCTTCTCCCATCGTTCACAGGGATGTCAGTAGTGCAAATGTGTTGCTATGGCGACAGGGTGAACAGTGGAGAGGCAAAGTGTCAGATTATGGCACTGCTAAATTTGTTCAACAGACCATGACAGTAGCCCCTGGTGCTTTGATTTACAGTGCACCAGAAGCACTTTCTTCAAATCAAACATCCAAG GTTGATGTGTATAGCTTTGGTGTTCTTCTGTGTGAAATGTGCATTCGGGAAATGCCAGATCCCGAGAGACGGGAAGAGCAAGTTCTTCTTGTAAGAAACCGACTCTTCCGGAATCTGGTGCGGCAATGCCTTCAGGATGATCCTACCATGAGACCAGACATGGCTCAAATTATCCAGGAATTGGAACAGTTTGGTTGA